From the Psychrobacillus sp. FSL K6-4046 genome, one window contains:
- a CDS encoding sugar ABC transporter permease produces MNTKTEKIIRLTLSYFILLVAALVVIYPLLWVIGSSLNPGQSLSGSTMFPENPTFKHYLELFDMENSNYVLWYINSMKISLITMALSVISVSLTAYAFSRYRFVGRKNGLLTFLVLQMIPNFAALIAIFVLAQRTGLLDTHLGLILIYTGGQIPMNTWLMKGYLDTIPKELDESARMDGAGHLRIFWQIIMPLAKPIISVVALFSFIAPFGDFILARVMLRSEEKFTMGVGLYELVSKQFGNEFTTFAAGSVLIAIPITILFLAFQKYFVSGLTAGGTKG; encoded by the coding sequence ATGAATACGAAAACAGAGAAAATTATTAGACTGACACTTTCGTACTTTATTCTCTTAGTAGCTGCTCTAGTCGTTATCTATCCGCTTCTTTGGGTAATTGGGTCATCACTAAATCCAGGTCAGAGTCTTTCCGGGTCTACTATGTTTCCTGAAAACCCGACTTTTAAGCATTACTTAGAGTTGTTTGATATGGAAAACTCTAATTATGTTTTATGGTATATCAACTCAATGAAGATTAGCTTGATCACGATGGCTTTATCGGTCATCAGTGTATCACTAACCGCATATGCCTTCTCACGTTATCGCTTTGTCGGACGCAAAAATGGCCTACTAACGTTTTTAGTGCTACAAATGATTCCTAACTTTGCAGCGCTAATTGCAATCTTTGTTTTAGCTCAAAGAACTGGTCTTTTAGACACTCATTTAGGATTAATTTTAATCTATACAGGCGGCCAAATACCGATGAATACGTGGCTAATGAAAGGGTATCTCGATACCATTCCAAAAGAGCTTGATGAATCTGCAAGGATGGACGGTGCTGGACACCTTCGTATTTTTTGGCAGATCATTATGCCGCTAGCAAAGCCTATTATTTCAGTAGTTGCGTTGTTTTCTTTTATCGCTCCATTCGGAGACTTTATATTGGCTCGCGTAATGCTTCGCTCAGAGGAAAAATTTACGATGGGCGTGGGGCTGTATGAGCTAGTATCTAAGCAATTTGGGAATGAGTTCACCACTTTTGCTGCGGGCTCCGTATTAATCGCAATTCCGATAACTATTTTGTTCTTAGCGTTCCAAAAGTATTTTGTTTCCGGACTAACTGCTGGGGGAACAAAGGGATAA
- a CDS encoding alpha-glucosidase → MNRNWWKEAVSYQVYPRSFMDSNGDGIGDLRGIITKLDYLKDLGIDVIWVSPFFKSPNADNGYDISDYQGISEQFGDMKDFDELLTETHARGMKLILDLVINHTSDEHPWFIESRSSKDNPKRDWYIWRDGKGTEPPNNWESIFSGSAWEYDTATEQYYMHLFAIKQPDLNWENEEVRTELYKMVNWWLDKGIDGFRVDAISHIKKREGFPDMPNPEGQQFVSSFDMHTNQPGIQTFLSELKEETFSKYDIMTVGEANGVGIEEADEWVGESNGKFSMIFQFEHLGLWNKDANKSVDVIGLKKTLTKWQKGLHERGWNALFLENHDQTRSVSSWGNDQEYWNESAKMLGACYFLMQGTPFIYQGQEIGMTNVQLPSIDDYDDIGMRNFYEIEIAKGRPHLEVMETIWTSGRDNSRTPMQWDNTDNAGFTTGTPWMKVNPNYSSINVEAQLEDEHSIYHFFKSMIKLRKEHEVFVYGAYNLLLETDPDVYVYTRYLDNVFAVVLCNFRNKTVELDLHEVEQKDYRLVLSNFEGAPHTLTKKATLKPYETRVYLSK, encoded by the coding sequence ATGAATCGAAATTGGTGGAAAGAAGCGGTCAGCTATCAGGTTTATCCTAGAAGCTTTATGGATAGCAATGGTGATGGCATAGGAGATTTGCGTGGAATCATAACAAAGCTTGATTACTTAAAAGATTTAGGAATAGATGTCATTTGGGTATCTCCCTTTTTTAAATCCCCAAATGCGGATAATGGCTACGATATTAGCGACTATCAAGGGATTTCAGAGCAATTTGGAGATATGAAGGATTTTGATGAATTATTAACAGAAACGCATGCACGAGGTATGAAGCTTATTTTAGACCTTGTTATCAATCATACAAGTGATGAGCATCCATGGTTTATAGAGTCACGGTCCTCTAAAGATAACCCAAAGAGAGACTGGTATATTTGGCGTGATGGCAAAGGAACGGAGCCACCAAACAATTGGGAAAGTATTTTTTCTGGGAGCGCATGGGAATATGATACGGCAACGGAACAATATTACATGCACCTTTTTGCGATCAAACAACCAGATTTAAATTGGGAAAACGAAGAAGTAAGAACGGAATTATATAAGATGGTTAATTGGTGGCTGGATAAGGGGATAGATGGTTTCCGTGTAGATGCGATCAGTCATATTAAAAAACGAGAAGGCTTTCCAGACATGCCAAATCCGGAGGGACAGCAGTTTGTTTCCTCTTTTGATATGCATACAAACCAACCAGGCATTCAAACATTCCTAAGTGAATTAAAGGAAGAAACGTTCTCTAAATATGACATCATGACGGTTGGAGAAGCTAATGGTGTTGGTATAGAAGAGGCAGATGAATGGGTTGGTGAGTCAAACGGGAAATTTAGTATGATCTTCCAATTTGAACATTTAGGGCTTTGGAACAAGGATGCCAATAAATCTGTGGATGTCATTGGTCTAAAAAAGACGCTAACAAAATGGCAAAAGGGACTCCATGAAAGAGGCTGGAATGCGCTATTTTTAGAAAATCATGATCAAACAAGAAGTGTTTCTAGCTGGGGAAATGACCAGGAATATTGGAATGAGAGTGCTAAAATGCTTGGGGCCTGCTATTTCCTTATGCAGGGCACACCTTTCATCTACCAGGGGCAAGAAATTGGTATGACAAATGTCCAACTACCTTCTATAGATGATTACGATGATATTGGTATGCGTAACTTCTATGAGATAGAAATAGCAAAGGGTCGTCCACATCTTGAAGTGATGGAAACTATTTGGACTAGTGGAAGAGATAATTCACGAACTCCAATGCAGTGGGATAACACAGATAATGCCGGGTTTACTACAGGTACACCTTGGATGAAAGTGAATCCGAACTATTCCTCTATTAATGTAGAGGCTCAATTAGAGGACGAACATTCTATTTACCACTTTTTTAAGAGTATGATTAAGCTTCGCAAGGAACATGAAGTGTTTGTTTATGGGGCATATAATCTTCTTTTAGAAACTGATCCAGATGTATATGTCTATACAAGATACTTAGATAATGTATTTGCGGTTGTCCTATGCAATTTCCGTAACAAGACAGTAGAACTGGACCTTCATGAGGTGGAGCAAAAGGATTATCGCCTCGTGCTAAGTAATTTTGAGGGGGCACCTCATACATTAACCAAAAAGGCGACTTTAAAGCCCTATGAGACCAGAGTATATCTGTCTAAATAA
- a CDS encoding LacI family DNA-binding transcriptional regulator yields the protein MAVTIKDVAKLADVAPSTVSRVIANNPRISDKTKKRVREAMEQLGYHPNFIARSLANQSTKVIGLVLPPSSGAFFQNPFFAEVMHGLSDGVHEKHYALQMTTGTTEEELFDGVVQMVQGGRVDGIILLYSRVNDEILSYLRTRHFPFVMIGKPFEHVEKITHVDNDNFLAAKEATEYLIGLGHKHIGFIGGSPSLTVTLDRLQGYKNALSEEDLPLLEDYIIHSEYFLREGGQQAVNKLFSASVSPTALIVTDDLMALGVVNTLTKMAIDIPNQVSIISFNNALFAEMSRPPLTSININIVELGYQAARSLIQILENENEPVKRIIIPHQLVVRNSCAISQKAIIKDSTV from the coding sequence TTGGCGGTTACGATTAAAGATGTAGCAAAATTAGCAGATGTAGCTCCCTCGACGGTCTCTCGGGTAATTGCCAATAATCCCCGCATTAGTGACAAAACTAAGAAGCGTGTAAGAGAGGCGATGGAGCAGCTAGGTTATCATCCTAATTTCATTGCTCGAAGTCTAGCAAATCAATCCACGAAAGTAATTGGCCTGGTATTACCGCCTTCTTCAGGTGCTTTCTTTCAAAACCCTTTCTTTGCAGAGGTTATGCACGGACTAAGCGATGGTGTGCATGAAAAACATTATGCCCTTCAAATGACTACTGGAACGACAGAAGAAGAACTATTTGATGGAGTAGTACAGATGGTCCAAGGCGGCAGAGTGGATGGAATTATACTTCTTTACTCTCGTGTTAATGATGAGATTTTAAGTTATTTAAGAACACGCCATTTCCCATTTGTGATGATCGGTAAGCCTTTTGAGCATGTAGAAAAAATAACTCATGTAGATAATGACAACTTTCTAGCAGCTAAAGAGGCGACTGAGTATCTGATAGGACTTGGACATAAGCATATTGGTTTCATTGGAGGTAGCCCAAGCCTAACCGTTACATTGGACCGACTTCAAGGTTATAAGAATGCTTTGAGCGAGGAAGATCTGCCATTATTAGAGGACTATATCATTCATTCTGAATACTTCTTGAGAGAAGGTGGCCAGCAAGCGGTCAACAAACTATTCTCAGCAAGTGTTTCTCCAACCGCTTTAATCGTAACGGATGATTTGATGGCCTTAGGTGTAGTTAACACGCTTACGAAAATGGCAATCGACATTCCAAACCAGGTCTCTATCATAAGCTTCAACAATGCGTTGTTTGCAGAAATGTCTCGACCACCGTTGACATCCATTAATATCAATATTGTGGAGTTAGGTTATCAGGCAGCCAGAAGCTTAATTCAAATACTGGAGAATGAGAACGAACCTGTAAAGCGCATTATCATTCCACATCAGCTTGTGGTTCGTAACTCTTGTGCAATCTCACAAAAAGCAATTATAAAAGATAGTACAGTTTAA
- a CDS encoding ribonuclease J, with protein MTTKNSSVSVFALGGINEIGKNMYVIESYDDIVIIDCGGKFPDESLPGVDLIIPDITYLQENESKIRGLIVTHGHEDHIGAIPYFLKQLNVPVYATNLTLGLIEIKLKEHGILRDSKLFLIDEDSVLRLGTIRTTFFRTSHSIPDCLGITFQTPLGTIVHTGDFKFDWTPVDKQAADIHRMAAIGQEGVLLLLSESTNAERPGSSPSEKLIEEHLDETFRKATRKIFITTFASNVHRVQQIVDVCIRNNRKILLLGRSMVNVVRVAMQRGYLRIPEGMLLEESEVPTMSPEEVTILCTGGQGEPMAALSRLASSRFRKLEVHPEDTVIFSSSPIPGNETNVTRVVDNLLRLGANVIYGSGSKTGMHVSGHAYQEELKLMLTLMKPKYFVPIHGEYRMLHIHRELAHSVGVKRSNIFLLNNGDVVDIVDTNEVIQTRSVEAGDVFVDGSGIGDVGEIILRDRRVLAGDGMVVIVISLQKGLKKVLNGPDTLTRGFVYGPDSEELINLINQTVRTTVEKWDNNKNQRTLKKNIKNSVENLIYARTKKKPMILPILIEI; from the coding sequence TTGACTACTAAAAATTCGTCCGTATCTGTATTTGCACTTGGTGGTATAAATGAAATTGGAAAGAATATGTATGTGATTGAATCATACGATGATATTGTGATTATTGACTGTGGTGGTAAATTTCCAGATGAAAGTCTTCCAGGTGTTGATTTAATTATTCCTGATATTACATATCTGCAGGAAAATGAAAGCAAAATACGTGGATTGATCGTCACCCATGGACATGAGGACCATATTGGAGCAATCCCTTACTTTCTAAAGCAGCTGAATGTGCCAGTCTATGCAACAAACCTCACACTTGGTCTAATTGAGATTAAGTTAAAGGAGCATGGGATTCTTAGGGATAGTAAGCTATTTTTGATAGATGAGGATAGTGTTTTAAGGCTCGGTACCATACGGACAACCTTCTTCCGAACAAGCCATAGTATACCAGATTGCTTAGGAATTACTTTTCAAACTCCATTAGGCACAATCGTTCATACGGGAGACTTTAAGTTTGACTGGACTCCCGTGGATAAACAAGCTGCAGACATTCATCGAATGGCGGCAATCGGTCAAGAAGGTGTGCTGTTGCTTCTTTCTGAAAGTACGAATGCAGAGAGACCTGGCTCCTCCCCTTCTGAGAAGCTTATAGAAGAGCATTTAGATGAAACCTTTAGGAAGGCAACGCGTAAAATTTTTATTACGACCTTTGCTTCCAATGTTCATCGTGTACAGCAAATAGTAGACGTTTGCATTAGAAACAATAGAAAGATCCTCTTACTCGGTAGAAGTATGGTGAATGTCGTTCGAGTTGCTATGCAGCGTGGGTATTTGAGAATACCGGAAGGAATGTTACTGGAGGAAAGTGAGGTGCCAACCATGTCTCCCGAGGAAGTGACGATTCTTTGTACTGGTGGACAGGGTGAGCCTATGGCTGCTCTTTCAAGACTGGCAAGCTCTAGGTTTCGTAAACTCGAGGTTCATCCTGAGGATACCGTAATCTTTTCATCTAGCCCCATCCCTGGTAATGAAACGAATGTCACAAGGGTAGTCGATAATCTGTTAAGATTAGGAGCTAACGTGATTTATGGCTCTGGAAGCAAGACTGGTATGCACGTTTCAGGTCATGCTTACCAGGAAGAGCTGAAGCTCATGCTAACATTGATGAAGCCAAAGTACTTTGTCCCGATCCATGGAGAATATCGCATGCTCCATATACATCGCGAGCTAGCACATTCCGTGGGTGTTAAACGATCTAATATTTTTCTACTGAACAATGGAGATGTTGTGGATATTGTAGATACTAATGAGGTCATACAAACACGGTCCGTAGAAGCAGGTGACGTCTTTGTAGATGGATCAGGCATTGGAGATGTTGGAGAGATTATTCTACGTGATCGAAGAGTTCTTGCTGGAGACGGGATGGTTGTGATCGTCATTAGTTTACAAAAAGGATTGAAAAAAGTATTAAATGGACCTGATACTCTAACTCGAGGCTTTGTATATGGTCCAGACTCTGAAGAGCTAATCAATTTAATCAATCAAACCGTTCGTACAACAGTAGAAAAATGGGATAACAATAAGAATCAGCGTACACTCAAAAAGAATATTAAAAACTCGGTAGAAAACCTAATATATGCTCGTACAAAGAAAAAACCCATGATTCTGCCAATCCTTATTGAAATATAA
- a CDS encoding alpha-amylase family glycosyl hydrolase, whose amino-acid sequence MTIKRGRHLLFILILLVSFQPLSVFASGERTMQDEIIYMIMVDRFHNGDPSNDKDANPDDPYAYHGGDFKGITDKLDHIEEMGFTAIWLTPIFENMPKGYHGYWTKDYYKTNEYFGTMDEFKTLVDEAHKRDIKIILDFVVNHVGPNHDWLSDPSKEDWFHPQQPITNWNDQQEVENGWLYDLPDLDQSNPEVAAYLIDAAKWWIEETDIDGFRLDTVKHVSKDYWKEFVSAVKAEKEDLYLIGEVWHDNSNVVASYEETGIDSFFDFSQNGSLRTAFERSNQSLGWLFSNAERNEKVFDRSHLLGQFVDNHDMTRFSHLVINQKENPLTQLKQSLTFLYTAPGVPIIYYGTEMAMDGGNDPDNRRMLDFNTEKNVVDYISKLGAIRKEHPALTNGEMELLYEEEGTAVYSRKLDGETIVVAINNMSSDQTIVLKDKLENGKRLVSQLTEAIVKSNGNEYSIKLESGQAEIFELAEKPGPNWLFIVLSSAVIVSFIIILILGIKEVNKRSRL is encoded by the coding sequence ATGACTATAAAAAGGGGTAGACATTTACTTTTCATTCTTATACTTTTAGTTAGCTTCCAGCCACTTTCAGTCTTTGCCAGTGGAGAGCGTACGATGCAGGATGAGATTATATATATGATCATGGTAGATCGTTTTCATAATGGTGATCCGTCCAATGATAAGGATGCTAACCCTGATGACCCTTATGCTTATCATGGTGGCGATTTTAAAGGAATTACGGATAAGCTAGATCATATAGAAGAAATGGGTTTCACAGCTATATGGCTGACCCCGATCTTTGAAAATATGCCAAAAGGGTACCATGGCTATTGGACAAAGGATTACTATAAAACAAACGAATATTTCGGAACAATGGATGAATTTAAGACCCTTGTTGATGAAGCACATAAAAGAGATATAAAAATTATCTTAGATTTTGTTGTCAATCATGTGGGACCAAATCATGACTGGCTAAGTGACCCTTCTAAGGAAGACTGGTTTCATCCCCAACAACCCATAACTAATTGGAATGACCAGCAGGAAGTAGAAAATGGCTGGCTATATGATTTACCAGACTTAGATCAAAGCAATCCAGAGGTAGCTGCCTATTTAATAGATGCAGCGAAATGGTGGATAGAAGAAACAGATATAGATGGTTTCCGTTTAGATACAGTCAAACATGTATCAAAGGATTATTGGAAAGAATTCGTTTCTGCTGTAAAGGCTGAAAAGGAAGACTTATATTTGATAGGGGAAGTGTGGCATGACAATTCAAATGTCGTTGCCAGCTATGAGGAGACAGGAATAGATAGCTTTTTTGACTTTTCCCAAAATGGTAGTCTGCGCACTGCTTTCGAGAGATCAAATCAATCACTTGGCTGGCTGTTCTCAAATGCTGAAAGAAACGAGAAGGTTTTTGATCGGTCCCATTTGCTTGGACAGTTTGTCGATAACCACGATATGACAAGGTTTAGTCATCTGGTGATCAATCAAAAAGAAAATCCTTTGACTCAGCTTAAGCAAAGTCTCACCTTTCTATATACCGCTCCTGGAGTGCCTATCATTTATTATGGTACGGAGATGGCGATGGATGGAGGAAATGACCCGGATAATCGTCGTATGCTGGATTTTAATACAGAAAAAAATGTAGTTGACTACATATCAAAGCTTGGAGCAATAAGAAAAGAGCATCCAGCTTTGACCAATGGTGAGATGGAGCTGCTATATGAAGAAGAAGGGACCGCAGTTTATTCTAGAAAACTAGATGGAGAGACAATTGTTGTTGCCATAAACAACATGTCGAGTGATCAAACCATTGTGCTTAAGGATAAGCTTGAAAATGGGAAACGGTTAGTTAGCCAGCTCACTGAAGCTATCGTTAAGTCGAATGGGAATGAATACTCGATTAAATTAGAGAGTGGTCAAGCAGAAATCTTCGAGCTAGCTGAGAAGCCAGGACCTAACTGGTTATTTATAGTTCTTTCATCTGCAGTAATTGTGTCATTCATCATTATTCTTATACTAGGAATTAAAGAAGTGAACAAACGGTCTAGATTGTAA
- a CDS encoding ZIP family metal transporter: protein MIAYISTLSPVLQALLATIFTWGMTALGAALVFTTKSVNQKLMDGMLGSAGGIMIAASFWSLLAPAIEMSKEGAFPAWFPAATGFLLGGFFLWLADKLIPHMHPSSNSNQTEGIKPKGKRRSTLLVFAITLHNIPEGLAVGVAFGAVAVGLDASSLTAALALAIGIGIQNLPEGAAVALPLRRDGMSRRKSFFYGQFSGMVEPIAAVVGVLAVSFMSPILPFALAFAAGAMIFVVVEEVIPGSQEYGNGDLATVCLMIGFTIMMILDVAFG, encoded by the coding sequence ATGATTGCTTACATATCTACGCTCAGTCCGGTATTGCAGGCATTGTTAGCGACTATATTTACTTGGGGCATGACAGCATTAGGTGCAGCTCTAGTTTTCACTACAAAATCAGTAAATCAAAAGTTAATGGACGGCATGCTTGGCTCGGCTGGAGGAATCATGATAGCGGCAAGCTTTTGGTCGCTTCTTGCTCCTGCTATTGAAATGTCAAAGGAAGGGGCATTCCCTGCCTGGTTTCCAGCAGCTACCGGATTTTTACTAGGTGGATTCTTCTTGTGGCTCGCCGATAAACTCATTCCACATATGCATCCTTCCTCAAACTCGAACCAAACAGAAGGGATAAAACCTAAAGGCAAAAGAAGAAGTACGTTGCTTGTGTTTGCGATCACCCTTCATAATATCCCAGAGGGTCTTGCAGTAGGCGTTGCTTTTGGAGCAGTCGCGGTAGGGCTAGATGCCTCATCTCTTACTGCAGCACTAGCATTAGCAATAGGCATTGGTATTCAGAATCTACCGGAGGGTGCAGCGGTTGCATTACCTTTGAGAAGAGATGGCATGTCTCGTAGAAAGAGCTTCTTTTATGGGCAATTTTCCGGAATGGTCGAGCCGATAGCTGCGGTAGTCGGTGTCCTTGCAGTCTCCTTTATGTCCCCTATTCTACCTTTTGCACTCGCATTCGCAGCTGGAGCAATGATTTTTGTTGTGGTGGAGGAGGTAATTCCCGGCTCCCAGGAGTATGGGAATGGTGATTTAGCAACGGTGTGCTTGATGATCGGATTTACAATCATGATGATTCTAGATGTTGCTTTTGGGTAG
- a CDS encoding sugar ABC transporter permease, whose amino-acid sequence MDNNVTNKHRKTAGLLSIIPGMGQLYNKQYVKGIIFLVLTVAFFSSFYQTLNWGFWGLITLGEIPGLDHSVFLLVDGVIALLVAAIGLGIYAFNIYDAYNNGKKRDEGFELNSVREQYHNLLDNGFPYLMISPGFLLLIFVVIFPIFFVILLSFTNYDLYHTPPAKLVDWVGIQNYIDIFKLELWRSTFFSVLGWTIVWTFGATTLQVAVGIFLAVVINQKDLKGKAVFRTILILPWAVPAFISILIFSGMFNESFGVINDGILSFLGIDPVPWMTSEMWTRIALIGIQSWLGFPFVFAMTTGVLQSIPDELYEAANVDGASIWQKFKSITLPMVLYATAPIIITQYTFNFNNFNVIFLFNGGGPALPGQNAGGTDILISWIYKLTMTSAQYGKAAAITMLLSLVVVAVALWQFKRTNSFKEEDMM is encoded by the coding sequence ATGGACAATAATGTCACAAACAAACATAGAAAAACTGCTGGGCTTTTATCGATTATTCCAGGTATGGGTCAGCTTTATAATAAACAGTATGTTAAAGGAATCATTTTCTTAGTTTTAACAGTAGCTTTTTTCAGTAGCTTCTATCAAACCCTTAACTGGGGCTTTTGGGGACTAATTACGCTTGGAGAAATTCCAGGTTTAGATCATTCCGTGTTCCTTTTAGTTGATGGAGTTATTGCCTTACTCGTAGCAGCAATCGGGTTAGGTATATATGCTTTTAATATTTATGATGCCTATAACAATGGAAAAAAGAGAGATGAAGGCTTTGAGTTAAATAGCGTAAGAGAGCAGTACCATAACTTATTAGATAATGGTTTTCCATATTTAATGATTTCCCCTGGATTTTTACTGTTAATCTTTGTAGTTATTTTCCCAATCTTTTTCGTTATCCTTCTTTCATTTACAAACTATGACCTGTATCATACGCCACCTGCAAAGCTAGTGGACTGGGTTGGTATACAAAACTATATAGACATTTTTAAATTAGAATTGTGGCGCTCTACATTCTTCAGCGTGCTCGGATGGACGATTGTTTGGACTTTTGGAGCTACAACACTCCAGGTTGCAGTTGGTATATTCCTTGCAGTTGTCATTAATCAAAAAGATTTAAAAGGAAAAGCGGTTTTCCGTACGATTTTAATACTTCCTTGGGCAGTTCCAGCATTTATATCTATCTTAATATTTTCTGGTATGTTCAATGAATCATTCGGGGTTATTAACGATGGAATTTTAAGCTTTCTTGGTATAGACCCTGTACCGTGGATGACTTCTGAAATGTGGACCCGTATTGCATTAATAGGAATACAATCCTGGCTTGGATTCCCATTTGTTTTTGCAATGACTACAGGTGTTCTGCAATCGATCCCTGATGAACTATACGAGGCAGCTAACGTAGATGGAGCATCTATTTGGCAAAAGTTCAAAAGCATTACTTTGCCGATGGTTTTATATGCAACTGCACCTATTATAATCACGCAATATACGTTTAACTTTAACAACTTCAATGTTATTTTCTTATTCAACGGTGGTGGCCCTGCATTACCTGGTCAAAATGCCGGAGGAACAGATATTTTAATCTCTTGGATTTACAAGCTAACGATGACTTCTGCTCAATATGGTAAGGCTGCAGCAATTACGATGCTTTTATCATTAGTTGTAGTAGCAGTAGCTTTATGGCAGTTCAAACGTACAAATTCATTCAAAGAGGAGGATATGATGTGA
- a CDS encoding extracellular solute-binding protein encodes MKKTLSFLSILVLLMAMLAACGPDRETSTGSSNTGDKESEGNTEEPAKPEKLVVWEDTDKSVALKPAIESFEKEYGIKVEFKELGMADKMRDQLRMDGPSGTGADVVTLPHDQIGQVVTEGLLQEIEVSDEVLSTFSESSVNAQKYDGKLYGLPKATETPVFIYNKALMTEAPETMDEVYEFSKGFTDGKKFGFIATWDDFYFAHGVIAGMGGYVFKENDGALDRDDIGLNNEGAVEGASYIQKWYSEGLFPKGIIGESGGSTRDGLFNEGKIASVMNGPWSFQSMKDAGIDIGISAIPKLPNGEPMKTFMGVKGWHVTAFTEHKYWSTKLVEWLTNEENAKIRFETTQEIPPVKTLIDDPIIADNEGAKAVALQSQYAVPMPNIPEMSEVWGPAASALQTIATGKAEPQAAMDDAVKNIKTNIETNHPN; translated from the coding sequence ATGAAAAAAACACTATCATTCTTATCGATTCTAGTTTTATTGATGGCTATGTTAGCTGCATGCGGACCAGATCGAGAAACAAGCACGGGGTCATCTAACACAGGTGATAAAGAAAGTGAAGGCAACACGGAAGAACCAGCAAAGCCTGAAAAACTTGTTGTATGGGAAGATACAGATAAATCTGTAGCCTTAAAACCTGCAATTGAGTCTTTTGAAAAGGAATATGGGATTAAAGTAGAATTTAAAGAATTAGGAATGGCAGATAAGATGCGCGACCAGCTACGTATGGATGGTCCATCGGGAACTGGTGCTGACGTTGTTACTTTGCCGCATGACCAAATTGGTCAGGTAGTTACAGAAGGGCTTCTTCAAGAAATTGAAGTAAGTGACGAAGTACTTTCTACATTTAGTGAGTCTTCTGTAAATGCACAAAAATATGATGGAAAACTTTACGGGCTTCCAAAAGCAACGGAAACACCTGTATTTATTTATAACAAAGCTCTTATGACAGAAGCACCAGAAACAATGGATGAAGTATATGAGTTTTCTAAAGGCTTTACAGATGGTAAAAAGTTTGGCTTCATTGCAACTTGGGATGACTTCTATTTTGCACATGGTGTAATTGCTGGTATGGGCGGATACGTTTTCAAAGAAAATGATGGCGCTCTTGATAGAGACGACATTGGTTTAAACAACGAAGGAGCAGTTGAAGGAGCTTCTTATATCCAAAAATGGTATTCAGAAGGTCTTTTCCCTAAAGGGATTATTGGGGAAAGCGGTGGTTCTACAAGAGATGGACTATTTAACGAAGGTAAAATTGCTTCCGTTATGAATGGTCCTTGGTCTTTCCAAAGCATGAAGGATGCTGGAATTGACATCGGTATTTCTGCAATTCCTAAGCTTCCTAATGGTGAACCTATGAAAACGTTCATGGGAGTTAAAGGGTGGCATGTAACAGCATTCACTGAACATAAATATTGGTCTACAAAATTAGTAGAGTGGTTAACAAATGAAGAAAATGCAAAAATTCGCTTTGAAACAACACAAGAAATTCCTCCAGTTAAAACATTAATCGACGATCCGATTATTGCAGACAACGAAGGGGCGAAAGCAGTAGCACTTCAATCTCAATATGCAGTACCAATGCCAAACATTCCAGAAATGTCAGAGGTATGGGGTCCTGCAGCATCAGCACTACAAACTATTGCAACAGGAAAAGCAGAGCCACAAGCAGCAATGGATGATGCAGTTAAAAACATCAAAACAAATATTGAAACAAATCACCCTAACTGA
- a CDS encoding GNAT family protein: MFTYAIDDKITLKMLDLRDSVQLFSLTVGSKNSLREWLPFIDYTKTVADTENFIQSTMKQFSENNGIQAGIWYEGNLAGVIGFHKIDWNNKSTSIGYWLGEDYVGNGLMTKSVKAFVDYALIDLGLNRVEIRAAVENKKSRAIPERLGFTHEGTIRQSEWLYDHYVDHEVYGMLASDWKK, encoded by the coding sequence ATGTTTACATATGCAATTGATGACAAAATTACATTAAAAATGCTAGATTTACGAGACTCCGTACAATTGTTCTCTTTAACTGTAGGGTCTAAGAATTCTTTAAGAGAATGGCTACCGTTTATCGATTATACAAAAACGGTTGCTGATACGGAGAACTTCATCCAATCGACGATGAAGCAGTTCAGCGAAAACAATGGAATCCAAGCAGGAATATGGTATGAAGGCAATCTTGCAGGTGTTATCGGATTTCATAAAATAGACTGGAATAACAAATCCACAAGCATCGGGTATTGGTTGGGCGAAGATTATGTGGGTAATGGACTCATGACGAAGTCCGTAAAAGCATTTGTAGATTATGCTTTAATCGATTTAGGATTGAATCGAGTAGAAATTCGCGCTGCAGTAGAGAACAAGAAAAGCAGAGCAATTCCTGAAAGGCTTGGTTTTACCCATGAAGGCACCATTCGTCAATCGGAATGGCTATACGATCATTATGTGGATCATGAGGTCTACGGTATGCTAGCAAGTGACTGGAAGAAATAG